The Candidatus Cloacimonadota bacterium genomic interval ATCGGAGATACTGCTATCGTTTATCATAACTTTACTGATGTCACCAAAGAGGCGGGGATAACCTTCGATGAACTTCATTCTGACCCCAACTGGTTTGATGCCGATAATGACGGCTTTCTCGATCTCTATATTACCTCTGTGTATGAAAATGACCGTAGCTATCTTTATCTTAACAATCTTGATGGCACATTTACTGATATCACGTGGCTCTCCGGAACTCGGGTTTATAATGGCTGGGGTAATTCCGTCGCTGATCTTAATGGAAACGGTAGATTAGATCTGATCGTCGGTAGCGGAAATGGAGTCAGAAAATTTCGCAATGATACTGATAACGAGCATACAAGTGTTTTTTTCAAACCTTACTGGGATGGGGAAGAGGTCAAGATCATAGAGAGAGAGGATTGGCATTCTTCGATCCCCAATTCTCCTGCTTTTGGCATAAAAGTTCAGGTAAAGATCGAATTACCTGATGGTAGTCAAAAAACCCTGATTAGAGAACTTAACGGGGGTAAAGGCACAACCTCACAAAACGACCAGTTCCTCCATTTTGGTTTAGGTGAAGGTACACTCTTGGAAGCTAAGATCTGGCAAGCATCACAGCAACAATAGTTAAGTAAACATTTGTTAGAGATATTATCCAGATTTCTTCTTAACCATCTTTCCATTAAACAACATGTCTCTACACTATCTGCATACTTTTATTTACCAATAAGCAGTCCTATAGTTGGAAGGGTGCCGACTATAGGGTTCCCTAATGGTTAGCCGGATAAATATTCAATAGATTTTCAGCAATGATCAAAGAGTGTAGCTCTTTTTTGATTTGACAATATCATGTTTCATTTTCTTAGGTATAATAAATGTGTTGTAAGGAGTTTTTATGAAAGCCAAAGGACTAATCACTTTCCTCTTTCTCTTCTACTTCACTATCGCTCTCTTTGGACAGATCATTAATAACGAGTTGTTACTGATAGAAGAGTCTGGTTTAGTAATGACTACTCAACAGATCGAGCCATTGTCCTTCTATGACAATAGATCTTCTGTGACCCGCTATCAAGAGGTATCATTGCCAATAGAGTTAACAACACCCTCCGAAATCGTTGTCGGGGACAGATTAGTGCTTAATCTATTTAATGAAATCAATTATCCTGCAGTTATTGATCATCTTGAACTCAACAGGTTAGGAACTTTTACGGTCAGAGCAAGGATCGAAGACTGCCAGATGGGTTATATCATTATATCTACTACAGAAGATAGAAGTTTAGCCATTATTTACATACCGGAAAGAAATGAATACTTCACGATCATTAGTGATCCCGTAACTCTTTCTCATTATCTGCTGGAGATCAATTTAGCAGAAGCAGATGAATTGGTTACGGCACCACCTGTTACCCCTCCACCTTTACAAGAGAGCAGCAGACATGAACAGGAACGGATCAGGAGATCTTTAGAAGAGGTTATTCTGACCGATCCGGCAACGATAGATGTAATGGTTGTTTATACACCAGCTGCTGCCAATTGGGCTAACACAAGCGGTGGAGGGATATATAATGTTATAAACGGCGCCATGCAAAACGGACAGATATCTTTAGATAATAGTAATACACTTATGAGTGTTGATCTTGTCTATGCAGCCGAGGTGGATTATCAAGAATCAGGATCCGCTTCAATTGACTTAATACGTTTAGCAGCATCGCCAGATTTTAACCCTTGGGGTGATTATGTGAATGGTTATTATATCCCCGGATATCTCGATGAAGTACATATCTGGCGAGATATCTATGGGGCTGATTTAGTTGCTTTGTTCGCTTTAGTAGATGATGTAGGTGGTGTCGGTTTCCTTTTACAAGATAGATGGGGTTATCCCGAGATAGGTTTCTCTTTGACTCGCGTGCAACAAGCATCGTGGACATATACCCATGTCCATGAAATGGGTCATAACATGGGTTTACATCATCATGCAGAGCAGAATTTTCAACCGGGTCCAACTGAATGGTTTAATTGGTCTGAAAACACTTGGTCTGCCGGCTGGAGGTGGACAGGTAATAACAACCAAAGATATTGTTCTGTAATGACCTATACCAGCGGTTCCTATTTCCCCGATGGTTTAGATCATGCCAGAGTAGCTCATTTCTCTAATCCTTTGATCAATTATGAAGGAGTTCCTACTGGACATGCTACACTGGGCGATAATGCCCGCACTTTAAGAGAACTCAGGCATATAATCGCTGCCTATCGACCTTCAATGATGATAGAGATAGATACACCAATAGTTTCCGTAGAGATTATTGATGGCTATATTCATCTAAATTGGGAAGCTGTTTCAGGGAGTAATTCCTATAAAATATATGCAACTGATAATCCTTATCAGGAAGATTGGGGGAATGAGATAGCTATTGTCGGATCACCAGGTTATGTTGAAATAATATCTGAAGAGAGAAAATTCTACCGGGTGATCGCATCTACTGAAGAAGCCCCTGTATTTGATCTTATTCCAGATAATACTCTATCAGGAGATAGATGATAAAAAGAAAGAGATAGTTATAAAAAAAGCTTTGATATATTTTGGAGGTTAAAATGAAATATTTAAAAATTATTGTTTTCTTGGTTTTTTTATTTTTCTGTTCCGGTCTCTTTGCTGTCTGGTCAAATATCAGGAATAGTTCATACACCTCTGATGGTGAGATTTTTTTTCAGTATGAGAGTACTCTTGATATTAGCTACGAACATCGGATATACTATTATCAGAATGATGAATGGTCTTATAACCTATTTGAGAATATTTTTGACACATCATTTCAAAGCTCAATCCCCTTTTCTAACGTTGAATCAGTACCTTTAAGTTTCCGGATAGAGAATGACAGTGATATCTATATTATTCCCGGTTTTACTGCTCAGCAGCCAACATCCCTTACGCAAATGACCTCTTTGTCGGAATACGTTAGAGATACTGCTATTCCTGATCATCTCAACATTGCCGGAGAAAAGATGCTTTTTTCCGATGATAGACTCTATTTTGCCCTAAACAATTTCGGTGGTGGTTTTCCGGTTAGTGGCGGTCTCTTTGGACCTTTTTACTCCTATACTATTAACCTTTGGCCTGCAGTAACAGGAACTCCCCCTTATGTATATACCTTGCTCCAAACTGTAAGTTTAGCACCATATGTCAATCCCGGGCTGTTTAAAATTAATTCAGCAACAGAAGAAATGACTCAAATTGGTTCTATCACTACACAGGTGGATCAGAATACCAACACTCTTTATCTCTCGTGCCTGATAAGCGACTTAATGAATGATCCTGACTTTGCTGCTGCTTACTCTCTCGATAATGGACTGATCATAACTGCTCTGACCCAGAAGATCGAGGATTTTGGTGCTACTATTACTATCATGGATGAAGGTTATTACCACAATGTTTACCTGCAGGAGTTTATCCTCGATCCTTTTATCAATAATATTCCTCAAATAGACAATATCCAATATATACAAGATGGTGACACTTATCTATTCAGTCTAGATTACTCTGATGTTGATGGACATTTCCCAATTATCAGGGAGATAGAACTCGACACAGGAAATACCTACAATTTCTATCCCGCTTCTTTTGACTTTTCCCAAACGGTTTCCTTCACCAGTCAGTTCATAGATAACTGGAGTAGTGGAATTATCAGATTCAGTGATAACGGGACAGACATAATAGAATACACAATATCTCAAACTGTTCTGGCAGCACCTGTCGTTTCTGTTGAGATAGTTGGAAATAATGTTATTTTGAGTTGGCTTCCGGTAGAGAATGCCAATAGCTATAAGGTCTATGCCACTATTGATATTAGTTTGGATGATTGGGGTGAACCGATAGCAACAACAAATGAACTCCTGTTTTCAGAATCATTATCTGATATGAGATTCTACAGAGTTATTGCCACAACAGAATAGTACATTATTGATCTTTTTTTATAACTTGAACTCGTTGTTTACTCTAAGTAGTTTTAGTGCCGATAGTTAGTAAAAATAACCAAATTTATTGCTTGACTAAAAATAACACTCATATATAAGAATACATGTAGAAATTTATTAAAATTTTAAGGAGTATAGAAATGAGTTTTAAAGGAGATCTTATGAAAACCGTACTGTTAGTTTTTTTCTTAACCCTATTTTCGCTGACAATAAGCTGGGCTTATGAAGTTCAGTTTGGCGAGAGACCGGAAATAGATTTAACAAGAGTTTCCGATGATGCATTTCATCAAACCCATATCCTTATCCAATTCAGTTCGGATCTGACGGGTCATCTTGATAATAATCCGGTTAGATATGACAGGGATGGGTATGCCATATTTGACTTACCAGAAATTGACGAACTAAATCGTTATTTCAGTGTTAAAGAGGTAAAACCTCTTTTTGACAGCCCTGCCTTAGATAATGAATACAAAGACCGTCACCGTGCCTGGGGCTTTCATCTCTGGTATGAGCTTTATTTTTCGGAGAAGCAGGACATAAGGGAAGCTGTTGCTGCCTATAAAGAATTGGAATTTATTGAAGTAGCTGAACCTGAATATAAGAAAGTAAGATATTTCGCTGAGGACAGAGATGATCCGACTTACCGTTGGACTCCCAATGACCCATATTTCTCTACCCAGTGGCATTACCATAATACAGGGCAGCAGAGTGGCACTCCCGGAGCCGATATCAAACTCGTGACAGCTTGGGATATTGAAAAGGGACATACTGCTGTTATTGTTGCCATCATTGACGGTGGTATTCAAACTAATCATCCCGATATTGCAGCTAATATGTGGAGTGGCATCGGATATAATTTTGTCGATAATAATACAACCATCACAGCTGATGATCATGGAACTCACGTAGCAGGAACTGTATCTGCAGTTAATAATAATGGCGTAGGAGTAGCCGGAGTAGCTGGTGGTTCAGGTTCTGGAAATGGGGTGCGTTTGATGACCTGTCAGGTTTTCAGGGGTATATCCCAGGGTGGTTTCAGTACAGCTCCTGTATGGGCAGCTGATAATGGTGCTGCCATTTCCCAGAACAGTTGGGGATATCAAAATTCAGGAGTTTATAATACACCTGATCTGAATGCTATTGATTATTTCAATGCTAATGGTGGTGGAACTGTTTTAAACGGCGGAATTACTATCTTTGCAGCCGGTAATGATGATGACAACGGTGCTTGGTATCCCGGTTACTATAGCGGAGCATTTTCCGTTGCTGCTACGACCAATACAGATACAAAAGCATATTATTCCAACTATGGAACCTGGATAGATGTGTCAGCACCCGGTGGTGAAGTAATCAGTGTTGCAGCCCGAGGTGTAAGAAGCACAATAGCAGGGAGCAGTTATGCTTATTATCAGGGAACATCGATGGCTTGTCCGCATGTATCAGGAGTTGCAGCACTCGTGGTTTCCTATGCTCATCGGAACGGATTTACTCTCAATAATTCTAATATCAAAAATATTTTACGTGATTCTACCGATAATCATTATGGGGTCAATCCCGGATATACTGGTCAGTTAGGAACCGGACGGCTCAATGCTCATGCTGCTTTAGTCGAAACAATGACTTATATTGGTTTAGGAGTTCCTAATCCCCAGAGTTTTACAGCTACATCAGCCGGTTTACATCAAATAAACCTTAACTGGGTCAAGAACACTGATAACAATAATGTTATGGTTGCTTGGTCTGCAACAGGAACTTTTGGTACTCCTGTTGATGGAACTGTATATTCTGCAGGAACAAATATTCCCGGTGGCGGAACGGTTTTATACAGAGGCAGTGCTACCTCCTACAATCATACTGGACTGAATTCGTGGACTACATATTACTACAGGGCTTTTTCTTATAATTCTTCTAATGAGTACTCTTCCGGACTGAATGCCCAGGCAACAACTCTTTATGAACCATTCACGCTACCCTTTTCCGAGAATTTTAATGCCTCAACTACACTACCCGATTTTTGGCAGATCATAGATCATCAGGGTAACGGTCAGGTCTGGCAATTTGGTACAACTTCCGGTGGTTTGAGCGGTACTACAGGGAACTATGCTTATCTGAACAGTGATGCTTATGGCTCAGGCAATACCCAGAATGCCGACTTGGTTACTCCAACACTAGATTTGAGTAACAATTATAATGTTAATCTTTCCTTTACCCATTATTTCAGGCAGTATCAAAATGTTTCTACAGCAACTTTATCTTATAGTATCAATAATGGAACAACTTGGACAACTATTCAATCCTGGACATCAACTACAGGCAATCCAGTATATTTTAGCCAAACCATTCCTGCCTTGGAGGGACAATCACAGGTTAAATTCAAATGGAATTACACAGGTACTTGGGGTTATTATTGGTGTGTAGATGATATCCTTATCACCGGTGATGAATATGTTTTATTACCAACTATAGATGTTACTCCGGTAAGTTTTTTCGAAGAATTGAATACCGGCGAATTCACTACAGAGCAAATGACGATCAGTAATGATGGAGAAGCTGATCTTGAATATAGTATCAGTGTTGTGGAAACACGAAGAGCTAATACTGATGACAGCTTTATGCATATCGATGGTGCTGCTGATCAAACAACACGAGGAATTACAGAGATCCATTATGATAACGGTTATTCAGGTAACGGAGTCGGTGCCGGAGGAGCAGCTTATTGGATCTCAGCTGTCCGTTTTACTGCTGATGAATTAGCTGCCTATTATGGAGACTATCAAATTTTGGGCATTAAGTATCATATCCGAACTTCTCAATTCACTAATGTGACAGTTAAGGTTTGGGAAGGTGGCAGTTCCGGTAATTCCGGAACTGAGATATATTCACAAGACGTAACATCGTCTGTAGTAATAAACGACTGGTCAACTCATATCCTGACAACACCGGTCTCATTGATTACCGGTAACGAATATTGGATAGGATATTCCATAAATGCAACAGGAGGCAGCCCGGCTAGTATTGACAGTGGTCCTTTAGTAGCAAACAAAGGGGGGTGGATCTATTGGAGTAATTCATGGACGCAGATCACTGCCTTTGGTTTCAATACAAATTGGTGTATTCGCGGCTTGCTTTATGACTCTTCAGGTTCTTGGCTGTCGGTATCTCCGATAAGTGGAATAGTACAACCGGGTCAGAGTGAGATAGTTGATGTCTCTTTTGTTTCTATAGGACTACCAGCCGGATCAGTGCACACAGCAGATATTGTCATTGCTAACAATGCCGGTGCTGATGTTGTTGTTCCAGCCACTCTTAGTATTTTTGGTATGGTACTGAACCCACCATCAAATCTGTCAGCAGTAGCCGGAGATGGTGTTGTGAATTTAAGCTGGGATGCACCGTTAGTAAGATCATTACTTGGATATAATGTCTATCGCAATGGTGTGCAAATAAATCCTGAAATAGTCATCGGCACTGAGTATCCTGATAATACAGTTGTGAATGGAACGACCTATTCGTATTATGTGACGGCAGTTTATACAGAAGGCGAGTCTGAAGCATCAAACATAGTACAGGCAACTCCTCTGGCAGCACCGATAAATCTATCTGCAGTACCGGGAGCTGGATCTGTCTTCCTGGATTGGGATGCACCTCCAATAAGAACATTGTTATCATACAATATTTATCGCAACGGATCATATATAAATAATGTCACAACTCCAGAGACGGAGTACACTGATAGCGGATTAGGGAATGGTGTCACTTACAGTTATTATGTAACCGCTGTTTATCAAACTCATGGCGAATCAGTTCCGTCCAATACTGTAGAAGTTACTACACTCCAAGGAACAGTAGCAGCACCGACATTTAATCCACCTCAACAAGCTGAACCGTTCTATCAGGAGTTTACCGTAACTATTTCATCAGCAACTCCGGCAGCTACTATCTGGTATAAAACGGCAGAGGGTAATGACTGGACTGCTGGGAACTCTGTTAATATAACTCAAAACACTGAGATCTGGGCAATGGCAACGAGAAATAACTGGGCAGATTCAGAAATAAGTTATGCCAGTTATGAGCTGAAAGTAGTTACTCCGACCTTTGATCCGGTAGAACAAGGTACACCATTTGATGAGCCGATCGATCTGGAACTGATAACTACTACTTCAGGAGCAACAATACTTTATAGAATTATTAGTTCTGATGGGGTCAGAAGAGAAGAATGGCAGGAATATATCGATCCGATCTACCTGTTCTATAATTCATATATTGAATTGGAGACCAAAGCTATAAAAGCTGGTTGGTTAGAGAGTGATATAGCTTATGGTTACTTTGCAGTCAATCCGGGTCAGGCAGGTATTATGATCAGTAATCTGGAGCAAATATACTCAAGTGAACCTTTAATTGTCTCAGTAACTACAAATCCAACGGGACTTGATTATATTGTGACATATAATGGTTCACCTGAACTACCTGTTAATGTCGGAAACTATTTAGTAGAGGTTACAATTGACGATCCATATTATGAAGGAACCGAACAAGCACTACTCCAGATCTTCCCGTTCGATATTACTGTCACAGCCAATCCGCAAAGTAAAACTTATGGAGAAGCGGATCCCCTCTTCACCTATAGTGTTGATCCGGTACTCTTTGCCGGAGATGGATTTACCGGCACTCTGACCAGACAGCTTGGAGAAAATGTAGGTCAGTATGAGATATTGCAGGGCACTCTCACTGCCGGGGATAATTATAGAATAACTTACAACTCAGATTATCTGACTATATCACCGGCTACCGCTGCTATCGAGATCTATGATCTCAGTCAGGTCTATGGTTCTGTAGATGATGTGACAGTAGTCACAACACCATTGGGACTAAATTATACTGTCACTTATGACGGCTCTCCTACCCTTCCTGTTAATGTTGGAACTTATGAGGTCGAGGTGGTCATCAATGAATTGAACTATGTAGGATCAGAAACAGCTTGGTTAGTTATAGATCCTTTAGCAATAACCGTAACAGCCGACCCTCAAACCAAGATATATGGAGAAGCTGATCCGGTATTAACCTATGGAGTTAATCCGGCACTAATTGTTGGTGATAGCTTTACCGGTTCTTTAACCCGACAATTAGGTGAAGATGTTGGTCAATATGAGATTCTGTTGGGTACTCTGACTGCCGGAGATAATTACACTATATCTTATGTCTCCGATTATCTGACCATATCACCGGCAACTGCCACAATCGAGATCTATGATCTCAGTCAGATCTATGGTTCGGTAGGAGATGTAACAGTTGTTACAACACCATTGGGACTAAATTATACTGTCACTTATGATGGATCACCTACCCTTCCTGTTAATGTTGGAACTTATGAGGTCGAGGTGGTCATTAATGAATTGAACTATGTAGGATCAGAAACAGCTTGGTTAGTTATAGATCCTTTAGCAATAACCGTAACAGCCGATCCTCAAACCAAAATATATGGAGAAGCTGATCCGGAGTTTACTTATCAATATAGTCCATTATTAGTTGAAGGAGATACCATTGTTGGTGAATTATCGAGAGCGATCGGTGAAGATGTCGGTCAGTATGAGATCCTGCAAGGAACTCTGACGGCAGGAGCAAACTATACAATTATCTATCAATCAGACTATCTGACAATTTCACCAATGGCAATAACGGTAACAGCCGATCCTCAGAGCAAGGTTTATGGCGAAGAAGATCCTCCACTTACTTATACTGTAGAACCTGAATTAATTGCTGGAGATCAGTTCAGTGGTAGTCTTGTAAGAGAAGTCGGCGAAGAGGTCGGTGAATATCAAATTCTCCAGGGAACTTTATCAGCCGGAGATAATTACTCGATAAACTATATACCAAATGTATTCGAAATTTTATCTATGGTCGATCTGTCAGCTCCCGTAGTAACTATCTCAATAGAAAGCAATACAGTGATTCTGAGTTGGGAACATATTACCGGAGCGAATTCTTACAAGATATATTCAACAGGAGATCCCTATGTTCCAGAGGAAGAATGGGATTTAGCAGGTACTACTGCCAATAATGAGTTTACAGAACCCCTCACTACAAGGAAATTCTATCGAGTTATAGCATCGACAGAGATGCCGGAATAGGGCTCTTAGCTTATCTAATAAGAAAATGATATTTCTTTAAAGGGCGATGTATTATCGCCCTTTATTTCTATATTTATCAATCATGCTTTGTATTGACAATTATGAAGTGGTTTAATTATTTGAAATGTTATGAAATATTTAGCATATCATGATCTGGTAAGGGATTTTTAAAATGAAACGAAGAGATATAGTTAACATTGCGATCTTGTTAGCAGTGATCTTCATAGCCATTTATCGCTATAAGGTGCAGTATAATACCGAAACAAGATCCCGCTTTATGATGGATACACTGGTCGAACTGTCTTTTACTGCCCGTCAGAAGAATATCCCGGCAATAATGGACAGCACTATTGCCTTGATGAATCATTATGAACGGAAATTTTCTTATTATGATGAA includes:
- a CDS encoding zinc-dependent metalloprotease, with product MKAKGLITFLFLFYFTIALFGQIINNELLLIEESGLVMTTQQIEPLSFYDNRSSVTRYQEVSLPIELTTPSEIVVGDRLVLNLFNEINYPAVIDHLELNRLGTFTVRARIEDCQMGYIIISTTEDRSLAIIYIPERNEYFTIISDPVTLSHYLLEINLAEADELVTAPPVTPPPLQESSRHEQERIRRSLEEVILTDPATIDVMVVYTPAAANWANTSGGGIYNVINGAMQNGQISLDNSNTLMSVDLVYAAEVDYQESGSASIDLIRLAASPDFNPWGDYVNGYYIPGYLDEVHIWRDIYGADLVALFALVDDVGGVGFLLQDRWGYPEIGFSLTRVQQASWTYTHVHEMGHNMGLHHHAEQNFQPGPTEWFNWSENTWSAGWRWTGNNNQRYCSVMTYTSGSYFPDGLDHARVAHFSNPLINYEGVPTGHATLGDNARTLRELRHIIAAYRPSMMIEIDTPIVSVEIIDGYIHLNWEAVSGSNSYKIYATDNPYQEDWGNEIAIVGSPGYVEIISEERKFYRVIASTEEAPVFDLIPDNTLSGDR
- a CDS encoding S8 family serine peptidase, translating into MSFKGDLMKTVLLVFFLTLFSLTISWAYEVQFGERPEIDLTRVSDDAFHQTHILIQFSSDLTGHLDNNPVRYDRDGYAIFDLPEIDELNRYFSVKEVKPLFDSPALDNEYKDRHRAWGFHLWYELYFSEKQDIREAVAAYKELEFIEVAEPEYKKVRYFAEDRDDPTYRWTPNDPYFSTQWHYHNTGQQSGTPGADIKLVTAWDIEKGHTAVIVAIIDGGIQTNHPDIAANMWSGIGYNFVDNNTTITADDHGTHVAGTVSAVNNNGVGVAGVAGGSGSGNGVRLMTCQVFRGISQGGFSTAPVWAADNGAAISQNSWGYQNSGVYNTPDLNAIDYFNANGGGTVLNGGITIFAAGNDDDNGAWYPGYYSGAFSVAATTNTDTKAYYSNYGTWIDVSAPGGEVISVAARGVRSTIAGSSYAYYQGTSMACPHVSGVAALVVSYAHRNGFTLNNSNIKNILRDSTDNHYGVNPGYTGQLGTGRLNAHAALVETMTYIGLGVPNPQSFTATSAGLHQINLNWVKNTDNNNVMVAWSATGTFGTPVDGTVYSAGTNIPGGGTVLYRGSATSYNHTGLNSWTTYYYRAFSYNSSNEYSSGLNAQATTLYEPFTLPFSENFNASTTLPDFWQIIDHQGNGQVWQFGTTSGGLSGTTGNYAYLNSDAYGSGNTQNADLVTPTLDLSNNYNVNLSFTHYFRQYQNVSTATLSYSINNGTTWTTIQSWTSTTGNPVYFSQTIPALEGQSQVKFKWNYTGTWGYYWCVDDILITGDEYVLLPTIDVTPVSFFEELNTGEFTTEQMTISNDGEADLEYSISVVETRRANTDDSFMHIDGAADQTTRGITEIHYDNGYSGNGVGAGGAAYWISAVRFTADELAAYYGDYQILGIKYHIRTSQFTNVTVKVWEGGSSGNSGTEIYSQDVTSSVVINDWSTHILTTPVSLITGNEYWIGYSINATGGSPASIDSGPLVANKGGWIYWSNSWTQITAFGFNTNWCIRGLLYDSSGSWLSVSPISGIVQPGQSEIVDVSFVSIGLPAGSVHTADIVIANNAGADVVVPATLSIFGMVLNPPSNLSAVAGDGVVNLSWDAPLVRSLLGYNVYRNGVQINPEIVIGTEYPDNTVVNGTTYSYYVTAVYTEGESEASNIVQATPLAAPINLSAVPGAGSVFLDWDAPPIRTLLSYNIYRNGSYINNVTTPETEYTDSGLGNGVTYSYYVTAVYQTHGESVPSNTVEVTTLQGTVAAPTFNPPQQAEPFYQEFTVTISSATPAATIWYKTAEGNDWTAGNSVNITQNTEIWAMATRNNWADSEISYASYELKVVTPTFDPVEQGTPFDEPIDLELITTTSGATILYRIISSDGVRREEWQEYIDPIYLFYNSYIELETKAIKAGWLESDIAYGYFAVNPGQAGIMISNLEQIYSSEPLIVSVTTNPTGLDYIVTYNGSPELPVNVGNYLVEVTIDDPYYEGTEQALLQIFPFDITVTANPQSKTYGEADPLFTYSVDPVLFAGDGFTGTLTRQLGENVGQYEILQGTLTAGDNYRITYNSDYLTISPATAAIEIYDLSQVYGSVDDVTVVTTPLGLNYTVTYDGSPTLPVNVGTYEVEVVINELNYVGSETAWLVIDPLAITVTADPQTKIYGEADPVLTYGVNPALIVGDSFTGSLTRQLGEDVGQYEILLGTLTAGDNYTISYVSDYLTISPATATIEIYDLSQIYGSVGDVTVVTTPLGLNYTVTYDGSPTLPVNVGTYEVEVVINELNYVGSETAWLVIDPLAITVTADPQTKIYGEADPEFTYQYSPLLVEGDTIVGELSRAIGEDVGQYEILQGTLTAGANYTIIYQSDYLTISPMAITVTADPQSKVYGEEDPPLTYTVEPELIAGDQFSGSLVREVGEEVGEYQILQGTLSAGDNYSINYIPNVFEILSMVDLSAPVVTISIESNTVILSWEHITGANSYKIYSTGDPYVPEEEWDLAGTTANNEFTEPLTTRKFYRVIASTEMPE